The Haloplanus sp. CK5-1 genome contains a region encoding:
- a CDS encoding YeaH/YhbH family protein — translation MGLREDLDRFREVGERRRNDLTEFIRYGDLGGSDADNIRVPIKVIDLPEFAYDPRDRGGVGQGDGETPDVGQPVGEPQPADGDPGDEDGDPGDGPGDHEYYEMDPEEFAEELDEELGLDLEPKGKEVIEEVEGDFTELARAGPDSTLDFERLFKKGLKRKLATDFDEAFVREAMRVEGATPDSVFRWCRGENVLVSRAWIDDEWDSIPDEERGRWGSFEEMSESAERTTAAERIRRDGIEQVPFRREDERYRHPEVVEETEKNVVVVNIRDVSGSMREGKRELVERTFTPLDWYLTGKYDRAEFVYIAHDAEAWEVDRDDFFGIRSGGGTRISSAYELAAEVLEERYPWAEWNRYVFAAGDSENSSNDTTENVVPLMESIPANRHAYVETQPGGTAINATHAEEVERAFEDETGVVVTYVADPADVTDAIYEVLSTEDTK, via the coding sequence ATGGGACTGAGGGAGGACCTCGACCGGTTCCGCGAGGTCGGCGAACGCCGACGGAACGACCTGACTGAGTTCATCCGCTACGGCGACCTCGGCGGGAGCGACGCCGACAACATCCGGGTGCCGATCAAGGTGATCGACCTCCCGGAGTTCGCCTACGACCCCCGCGACCGCGGCGGCGTCGGGCAGGGCGACGGCGAGACGCCGGACGTGGGCCAACCGGTCGGCGAGCCCCAGCCGGCCGACGGCGACCCCGGCGACGAGGACGGCGACCCCGGCGACGGTCCGGGCGACCACGAGTACTACGAGATGGACCCCGAGGAGTTCGCCGAGGAACTCGACGAGGAACTCGGCCTCGACCTCGAGCCGAAGGGCAAGGAGGTAATCGAGGAAGTCGAGGGCGACTTCACCGAACTTGCGCGTGCCGGACCGGACAGCACCCTCGACTTCGAGCGCCTGTTCAAGAAGGGCCTGAAACGGAAACTGGCGACCGACTTCGACGAGGCGTTCGTCCGCGAGGCAATGCGGGTCGAGGGGGCGACCCCCGATTCGGTGTTCCGGTGGTGTCGCGGGGAGAACGTCCTCGTCTCGCGGGCGTGGATCGACGACGAGTGGGACTCGATCCCCGACGAGGAGCGGGGCCGGTGGGGGAGTTTCGAGGAGATGAGCGAGTCGGCCGAGCGGACGACGGCGGCCGAACGCATCCGTCGGGACGGGATCGAACAGGTTCCGTTCCGGCGGGAGGACGAGCGCTACCGTCACCCCGAGGTGGTTGAGGAGACGGAGAAGAACGTAGTCGTGGTGAACATCCGCGACGTGTCGGGGAGCATGCGCGAGGGGAAGCGGGAACTCGTCGAGCGGACGTTCACGCCGCTGGACTGGTATCTCACCGGCAAGTACGACCGTGCGGAGTTCGTCTACATCGCCCACGACGCCGAGGCGTGGGAGGTCGACCGCGACGACTTCTTCGGCATCCGCTCGGGCGGCGGGACGCGCATCTCCTCGGCGTACGAACTCGCCGCGGAGGTCCTCGAGGAGCGCTACCCGTGGGCGGAGTGGAACCGCTACGTCTTCGCCGCCGGCGACTCGGAGAACTCCAGCAACGACACCACCGAGAACGTCGTCCCGCTGATGGAGTCGATCCCGGCGAACCGCCACGCCTACGTGGAGACCCAACCGGGCGGGACGGCGATCAACGCCACCCACGCCGAGGAGGTCGAACGCGCGTTCGAAGACGAGACGGGCGTCGTCGTCACGTACGTCGCCGACCCCGCGGACGTGACCGACGCCATCTACGAGGTCCTGAGCACGGAGGACACGAAATGA